The DNA sequence CGACGTCGCTGCAAAAATTGGTGGCCTTGGCAAGAGAAGACGACATTCCCCTGATCGTCATCGGAAGGGGCAGCAATATCCTCTTTTCCGATGACGGCTTCAGGGGCATTGTGGCAAAATTTGGTAAGTCCTTTGCAACTGCAAGGATAGACGGGCAGGATATAATTGCCGATGCGGGGATATGGCTCCCTCGTCTTGCCAGGCTTGCCGCTTCAAGGGGTATAGCCGGATTAGAGCATGCCAGCGGAATTCCCGGCACATTGGGCGGACTGATATACATGAATGGAGGTAGTTTACGGCAATCCATCGGCGACATGACCAAGCGCGTATGGGCACTGGACGAAAATTGCAATGTCATAGAGATGTCGGCCGAGGATTGCGAGTTTTCCTACCGAAGCTCTGTATTTCAACATAGGAATCTAATAATTTTAAGGGCACATCTTAGGGGAACTCCAGGCGACCCCAGGGATATAAGAAAACGAATCCTTAACGTACTGGCAGAAAGAAAGCACAAGTTTCCCTTGAAGCAGCCGAACTGTGGTTCGGTATTCACCAACAAGCCCGAGGTATATGAGCTAGCAGGCCCTCCCGGGAAGATCATAGAGGACGCCGGACTGAAGGGCCTTCGCGTGGGTAACGTAATGGTCAGCACCGTCCATGCAAATTTCATAGTCAACCTGGGTGGTGGCACGTCGAAGGACGTCTTTGAGCTGATATCCAAAATTCGAGATGTAATTTACTGCCGAATCGGCTATTGGCTGGAATGCGAGGTCAGGTACGTAACGCCAAATGGAGATATAGCTCCATTGCATAAATTTCTTTAGTCACGCAAAGGAGGTGGTGAGGCCATGGGGTTTTGAACCCGACAATATATCAGGTCCCGTAAAGATCCAATGCATAAATCCGGTGGATTTTGAAGAGGAACTAACGGAGCTTTACGAACGCGCATATAAAGGCCTAGAGGAATATGCTGACACGGATCCGGAAACGATAAAGAAGTATTTAAAATGGCTTTACAGGCGGGCAGAGGGTGGCTTTTTAGTCGCCTTTGACGGTTCACGGATCGTGGGTTTCGTATCGACGGATCATAAATGGGTTTCCCCGGATGGACACATTGTGGGAGAGATACACGAGATAGTGATAGACCCTGATTATCAGGGTCACGGCATAGGAAAGCTGCTTCTTGAAGAGGCCGTAAAGCTTCTTGCTCAAAAAGGAGCAAAGATCGTAGAGCTGTGGGCCGGCGAAAAGAACTTACGGGCACGAAACTTCTATAAAAGTCAAGGCTTTGTCGAGATGGAAAAGAAGGGAAGATGGGTCAGGTTCATCAAGGAACTTTAAGCGGTCCATTTTAAAAAGGACGGACAGCCAATGGTTATCGGGACTATCCGTCCTTTCACTGTAATTTTTAAAGATCCGCTAGCTTTATATAGCTTTTTTCGCGCCCCAGAGGGCATGAATTGTTCAACAAAAAGGCTGTCAGTATCTTGCTGGCCAAGTCCATTTCCTTGACTGAAATATGCTCAAAGTAGGTATGGGCAACCGAAAGCTTTCCCGGACCAAAGACGACCGCTGAGGCACCCGCGGTAACAAAGGGCTCCGCATCGCTCCAACTCTTAAAGGCTCCCATACGCAGGTTTACCCCGAGCGCCGTAGAGGCAGCATCATTAAGTTTTTTTGCGATTGGAACGTCTTCATCCAGCATGAAGGGAGGAGAGACGTCATCTATCTCGTATTCTATGCCCTCGCCTTCAAAAAACTCCCTCAATTGTCTTTCGGCCTCCCTGTGATCCACATGGGGCAATAGCCTGAAGTCGACGTACATTTCGCACTTGCCTGGCACGATGAGCTCTTTGGGCGAACCTCCGCTTAAGGACTGAACGTTGAATCCTGCCTCACCGATGTATGGGTGCTTACCAGCGAGAAAAGGCAACTTTCCCAACTTAAACATAAAATCGACGGCCTTCGAAATGGCATTTTTGCCGGCCTCAAAATCGCTTCCATGAGCAGGCTGACCAGAAAAATTGAGCCTAGCCCCAATTGCTCCAGCTTCGGAGGTGCATATATCAAGCTCCGTCGGCTCAAAGACGACAACCTCTTCCGGGCTTAAGTCCACTGCCTTGTAGGCTCCGCTGCCGCCCTGTTCCTCATCCACCGTAAAGACTATGCTTACAGGAAGCTCGTAGTCGGGTCCTGACTGGTCCACATAATCCTCTAATGCAATTATCAAGGAGGCTATGGAACCCTTAACATCTGCCGCGCCTCTGCCGTAAACCAAGTCGCCGTCCAGGCAAGTACGGCATCTTTCGCCATCCATTACTTCTGGGACTGTATCGACATGAAGATCGAACAACAACTTTGAACCCGGGTTGAAGATTAAATTTCCGTTTTTTCCGGAAGTGCTCTGTCGCTCGGTAGGGACTCCTAAAAATTGCA is a window from the Acetomicrobium flavidum genome containing:
- a CDS encoding GNAT family N-acetyltransferase — translated: MRPWGFEPDNISGPVKIQCINPVDFEEELTELYERAYKGLEEYADTDPETIKKYLKWLYRRAEGGFLVAFDGSRIVGFVSTDHKWVSPDGHIVGEIHEIVIDPDYQGHGIGKLLLEEAVKLLAQKGAKIVELWAGEKNLRARNFYKSQGFVEMEKKGRWVRFIKEL
- a CDS encoding M20 family metallopeptidase — translated: MKDDRFDRLADELVRLIEIPSSSGNEGPILQYLEDRLQFLGVPTERQSTSGKNGNLIFNPGSKLLFDLHVDTVPEVMDGERCRTCLDGDLVYGRGAADVKGSIASLIIALEDYVDQSGPDYELPVSIVFTVDEEQGGSGAYKAVDLSPEEVVVFEPTELDICTSEAGAIGARLNFSGQPAHGSDFEAGKNAISKAVDFMFKLGKLPFLAGKHPYIGEAGFNVQSLSGGSPKELIVPGKCEMYVDFRLLPHVDHREAERQLREFFEGEGIEYEIDDVSPPFMLDEDVPIAKKLNDAASTALGVNLRMGAFKSWSDAEPFVTAGASAVVFGPGKLSVAHTYFEHISVKEMDLASKILTAFLLNNSCPLGREKSYIKLADL
- the murB gene encoding UDP-N-acetylmuramate dehydrogenase produces the protein MEPRKLASKLLAIGVSEVRLDEPLAMHSTWKIGGPSDILVHITDTTSLQKLVALAREDDIPLIVIGRGSNILFSDDGFRGIVAKFGKSFATARIDGQDIIADAGIWLPRLARLAASRGIAGLEHASGIPGTLGGLIYMNGGSLRQSIGDMTKRVWALDENCNVIEMSAEDCEFSYRSSVFQHRNLIILRAHLRGTPGDPRDIRKRILNVLAERKHKFPLKQPNCGSVFTNKPEVYELAGPPGKIIEDAGLKGLRVGNVMVSTVHANFIVNLGGGTSKDVFELISKIRDVIYCRIGYWLECEVRYVTPNGDIAPLHKFL